One Ovis aries strain OAR_USU_Benz2616 breed Rambouillet chromosome 24, ARS-UI_Ramb_v3.0, whole genome shotgun sequence genomic window, CATCTTTCCACCCACAGTGAGTGCACTGCTATCCTCCAGCCCATAAAATGCCCCAGAAAGGGACCCTGAAGCCCACTGGGGAGAGAGTTTGGTCCATGGGTAGCTCCCCAGGCAGCCCAATGTGTGTCACCGCgctggaagagggaaggaagctAATCTTACAATTCACCTGAAAAGCAATCATCCATTATCCCGGTCTTCAGCCCTCATCTTATTTTTCCCAGATCAATTCCTGAAAGTCAAAATGACAGATAGCTTCATACTCTGGACAATAATTCTTCTTAGTAAATAAGCCAGCATCAATGACAAAAAGTTCCCAGGGTAGTGCTGGTTACCTGAATCCATACATGTGTTATAATTTCatagaatcacacacacacacacacacacacacacacacatgcacacgcacacagaaGATGCtggtgaagggacttccctggtagtccaggggctaggactctgcactcccaatgcaagggacttgggtttgaccctggccagggaactagatcccacactcCACAACTAAAGGTCCtacatgatgcaacaaagattcACAATCTTGTGTGCCGCAACCAAcacccaatgcagccaaagaagtaaataaacatttttaaaaaaaactggggaaaattgCATAAGGTCTAGTTTAGCTACCAAATAGCAGTTTCTTGGTGTCCTAGCGTACACAGATCGTATGAGATTTACCAGCCAGGAAGGTGGATGAAGAACACACAGGACTCCCTGTACTGTTCTTGCAACTTCTTGGGAgtcaaaaaattatttcaaaatcaaaagttttaaaaatgcaaaaaaaaaaaaaaaccaacccaaacaaacaaaacttaaattctgagattaaaaaaataataatcgtTTTTTACAAAGCTCCCAGCAGGAGACACTGCCAACCCACCCCTTACCTGAGAACTGGGAATCAGCGCCTTCCACCAGTGACCACCCTTCACCAGGTCGACCTCGCACAAAGGCACAGCCACCTTGCCGATGACGCAGTGGCGTGAGAACTTATCGAAGTCCAGCACCGTCAGGAGCAGGGTcctcctctgagcctccaggaaggGGATCTCGAAGGTGTAGCGCTCCTCGAACACGGGCTTCTGGGTCTTGCGTTTGACTCCGGTCTGCTTGGAGTTCTTCTGGTCCGGCAGGAGGCAGATCTTGACGTAGGGGTTGGAGTGCGCCATGTCCTGGCGCGCGCCGTCGTGGGAGATGGGGGGCGGCAGGTCCCGGGCCTCGATCACGCGCACCGTCAGGTGGTTGTGCAGCAGGTCGTACTGCGTGCTGAAGTGCAGCATGCCCAGCTGGTACTTGGACAGGATCTCCGCGTCCGTCAGGAAGTCCACGTCGTCACTGTTGGAATCGAGGGAGTATAGGCGGGGCTCGAACTTCCTGAAGTAATCATCCGGCGTATAGGTCCGTCTGAGCACCGAGGGCTGGATGGGCTCTTTCTTGGCGCTGAGAACGCCGAACTCGATGGGCTTAATATCAATCAGTGGAGAGCTGGGCCGTCTGGACTCGAGACCTACACACCCAGCAGAAATAACAATTAACACCACCAAGTACTGGACTGGATCTGGGCCGATGTGTGAGATCAAGGACCTTTCATAGATTCTCACATTGTTTGCTCTGCTTCATAATGCTCTTTCCATATGCTCTCCACTCCTGGAAATCCTCTTATTTACTCTATGAGAGGAAGGGCAGCGGCACAAATATCCCCATCTCCACGACAGCTAattgccaggcactgctctaaatGCCCTGCgtacatggagaagggaatggttacccactccagtattcttgcctggagaattccatggacagagaagcctggcgggctacagtccatgggcttgcaaagagtcggacacgactgagcgactaacactttcacattcataacCCTCACAAGGCATTAGCCAGTGACTATTAccttcaccgactcgatggacgagagtttgagtgagctccgggagatggtgatggacagggaggcctggcgtgcttcgattcatggggttgcaaagagtcggacacgactgagcgactgaactgaactgaactgatgaccttcgctttacagaagaggaaacagaaactcTAAGTAACTCACCAAAGGGCACCCCACTGGTAGGAGGAGGAGCCAGGATCCAAGCCCCACCTATCTGGCCCCAGGGTCCGACTCTAACCATTCCCAGCCTCCGATTTCACGGAGTTGGCTCTGGGGCCAGTGTCTGGGTCAAATTCCAACCCAGCTACTTCCTCGTGAACCACGTGACTCTCTAGTAACGAGCCAAGTGACTCCAGGCACATTTTACACACtcggttttcccatctgtaacaTGGAGCCAATCATAGCAGCCACATCAAAGATGGTGGTGAAAACTCACTGAGCGATGCGTGGAGAGAGCCCAGCACAGAACGTGCATGTGCTGAGAGGCACTGAATGGTAACTGTTATTCACCTTCAAGGCTCACATTCACAGCTCGTCACTTTCGGggtgcctctcccctccccattaAGCAGAAGAGTTCACCGCTCCCAGGTTCATTGTTGCCTTCTTTGCTCATCTCTCTATTCTAGCAATAACCTCATggtacttttttctctttcaaagcaCTGAATTGAGGTATGACTGACACACACAAAGTTGTCGGTATTCAATCTACACAACTTGATGGCTTTGATAAGTATGCACCCACGAATCCATCACCACAATCTATGCCATAAACTATCCATCACTTTCAAAagcttcctcctgccttctttatttacttacttttgtgTGTCTGTTAAGAGcataagatctactctcttagcaaatgtTTAGGTACTCCACATAGTACTGCTAATTTTACACACTCTGCTGGAGTGGATttctagaacttactcatctgGTATAAGTGAAACCAACACCTGCCTGGTTCAAGCTCCCTGGGTAACCATGTCCTACTCTGCAGATGCTTGGAAATCTGACTATGAGATTCCTGTTGTTGGGAAAATTACATAGTATTTGTTCTTTCGTGGCATCTTGTTGATTGCCCAAATACCTGCCTGTTGTCTAAAACCATGAGCCCTTGCCAGTGCATGGTTGCACCCTGATAACTGTGTGCTAAACGCGGTCATCTCTATATAGAGCTGGAAGTAAGATTTAGGAATTATCTAGACCAGCGCTatccaagagaaaataaaacgtGAACCAGATACAGACATACAaggccacagttcagttcagtcactcagtcatgtccgactctttgtgaccccgtggcctgcagcatgccaggcttccctgtccatcatcaactcccgaagcatgctcaaactcatgtccgtcgaagCCCACAAAGGtaacttaaaattttcttgtAGCCACAATTATGTAAAAGTACAAAGAAGCAggtgaaatttttatattttatttaaaccaatatatccaaaatacaatcatttcaacatgtaatcaatataaaaacattttagtgAGACATtctaaattctctcttttttcataCTGGCTTCAAAATCCAGTGGGTATGTAACACATACAGTGCATCTCAATTCAGCTACATGCCTGTGGACACTGTATTGGACAGCGGGCTGCACAGGGCAGACAGGCCCTCTTATTCTACAGATGAAAAGATGGAGGATACAGAAGCCAGACACCCATTCTGTTTCACTATTTCAAGCTCTTGAAATttacttctttcttcttccccatCCACTCCCAGAAAAGATCAGAGATCTCAATCATTTCCAGCTGAGTGGATTAGTTTCATGAATTTAAGCCTTTTCCCTCTGTTAAGTGAATTTCAGACATCAGCTGCATGAGACAGAGGAGACACACTTGGCTAGTAACAAGAGGCTGGGAGACTCTGGGCTTTTTATCACCCTTTCTCTTCCCCACCCAAATCACACCCTCTGGTCTACACCCAGGctacagagtgtgtgtgtgctgagtgcCCACTCTAGAGTGGGCCAAGGGCCATATTCAACCCAGAGATACATTCTGTTTGGGTTGAAAAGTAAGGAAGTTTCATATGAAAACCCAGACTGCCAGTTTCTCTTTAGAAAGGTCAGGTAATACAATCCCACATGGCTACAGCTGAGTAGCAGCTGCTCCCCTTCAATAAGACACTGGCTTCCCAACTGGCCCCAGTCCCCACCCTGCCCTAGTGCCAGGTCAAGAGTCGGCTGCCATTTGTCACTCACTAGGGTGATATTTATCTCCCTCCAGCCCTTGGCACTTAGCCACTGACACAATCCACCTGGGCCTTCAAGTCACTTGAATCTGCAGGCCCTGCTGTGCAACATGGTAACTAACACTTGCCTTTCGGGGTCTGAAATGATATATGCTGACAACGTTACCAACTGAGCCAATTCAATGAAACCTGTGATCAGTATAAACAAAAATCAATCAAAATGATTGCTTCTGCCTGAACTTGGCAGAAATCAGGTACAATGCCCTCCTCTGTCACACTGTCACCTCTCCATCATCCTGTCTCCTGGACTGTCACGCCACACTCCACACCCCCACCAGAAGCAACCCTGTCCTTCATGTCTCCCCCTGGGGGTGTTGTTGAGCATCTGGGAACGCCAGCTCTTTCCCTTTATCCTGGGGGCCCAGATAACAGGGTTGTACTTCATGGACCCCAAGGGGCAGCTGACTTGAGCCAGGACCCCTGACAGTCAGAGCAGAGAGGCTTACTTGAAATCCTCCGGGTCAGGCTGTATGTAGACTTAGATGTGTCTGAGGATGAGCATCTCCGATCTGGGGAGTTGGTCCGTGGGGTCAGTGGGACGTCACTGGCTGTGTGCACAGAGTCCCCGTCCTTGTCACTGCTCCGGCTGGCCAACCTGTAGGAGGGAAGAGGTCTCAGGGACTGTcagagaatccccagggactGGCACCTCTGTCCCATGGGGGACAGACCAAGGATGAAATTGCTCTCAGGCCCAGTCTATGCAACTTGGAATAATgcaaatttgaaataaattctcAATAGCCCTTAATTCTTAATAATGTCTTGCTTTTTGCACAAAATGTGATGTGAAGTAAATAACTATTTCCCAATTAGAACAATCTGCCAAGAATTTGCATAATTTCAAAgctgaggctgggctggggaagggataTGTAAACTTATTCAAGATATTGCCACATGGGCACCACCTGACTAAaccaagatcagttcagttcagtcgctcagtcatgtctgactctttgcaaccccatggactgcagcacaccaggcctccctgtccattaccaactcctggaattcactcaaactcatgtccattgagttggtgatgccatcaagatGGGACCTCTCAGTCTTCAGTCTGGAAGGAACCACGTGGCTGTTTAAATGCATTAGAACTTCTGCAAGTAGTTTTCGGTAAGAATTATCTTGTTATTTCAATAGTCACTATGTCAATAACATCTTGAAAAAATATCCTGTAACGATGTCACTCAAAGgttcttgggactttcctggtggtccagcagctaagactctgagctacAAAATGGCCCTGAGAATCAATGATTTAAGAACAACAGTTCAGTGCATAGAAACACCAGTCAATAGCAGCATCCACAACTTAATGTTCTCCTAATAAAGATTAGAAATGCTGGAAAAATAGAAAGTACACTCTTTGTGGGTTGGGGTACAAAGTAGTACTTAAGGGCTGGCTCAAGgcaagtctctctctctccctccatctccctgtctgtaaaatgggactaataataGCACCTGCCTTACATGGTTACTTTGAAGGTCGAGCTAACATATATACAATGATTAGAACAGTGTTTGGTATGTTCTAGGTAGATGCTTAATACATTTTAGCTGATGTTAGCAATATCATAGCAGAGGCGGCTTTAAGATCCCCCAGTACTCACACAGCTAGTGAGGATGCTGGGAGTGGGGgtaaggggaggggagagagctgGCAAAGGGGCCATGAGATTGATGCCATTGATAACAAGCCCCTCAGCCATCACAGCCACAGACCAATACCTTCCAAAACTGCATCCCCCAAGTTGACATTTAAACCTGCGGAGAAACCAATCTCGAAAAATGCAACTTTCAAGTTCTGGGAGGTCAGACGCATGCTGTGCATGACATGAAATGGATCTGATGTTCTTCCAAAGCTAGGGCCACAGCTGGGACAAGCAGGCATGTTACAGGGGCAATGCCCAGTGCCTCCCACTCCTGGTCAAGAATAGGAGAACGTAGCAGATGAAACGTGGGGCCAGCGGAGGGATGGAAGGGAGACGGGATCACACTGGATCAATCTTTCTCTCCCGTAAAGGAAAGCAGCTGCATCTCCCCAGGAAGGCGGCAAAAACGTGTGACGGCCACTGGGGCCCTCCACCTGCATGGCCTGTTTCCCGGCTGTCACACCTCATAGTGGCCGCTGCCTCCAGCTGCAAACTCCCATCAGTCTTCAAGAGTCAGCTTAAATGCCATCGCTTCCTGAAGCCTTGGCTGCCTCCTCCCAGACATAGTACCAGGGTATACCTGGGCCACCCCTGCCTCCTCTGCCACCACCAAACCTCCAGGCCCTCTGTCCCTCCTACCTGGAATGTTCGTCCTGCCCCATCACCTGTCTTGTTCCTCCTTACCATTCAGATCTCAGCTGCCACAGCACCTCCTCAGAGGGGACCCACCAGTCCAGTCGCCTCCTCCCAGCCCGTCTCCCCTTACCCCTGCACCTTTTTTTTGTCCCCCTCCAGCATATACCTCTTTAAGTGCtgcctgcctgcttctcctctgcATCTGACACTAAGCCAGAGGCCCATGCGGGCAGAGGCAGTGTCTTCTTCGTTCACCACTGCCCTCCTAGCACAGCACCCGGCACGTGTAGGGtgctctgatttattttttcagtgaatgaatgaacacacatTTCTGGTGGCTTTTATCTGACTTATCTTGAGTCACAATCACCGGAGGGCACAACTTGTCGCCCCTCCCATAACAGCCTACAAATCTTAATGTTGGCATCTGCTTTATTAGGATCAAAGGTAGCAGTagctactgagcacctactgtgtgccaggcactgtgctaaatgctCTATCTGAACCGTCATTTCAGGCTTGAAACAATCCAGGAGTTAGTTGTTACGAACCACTCCTACTGCTTTTACAGACAGGGAAATGGAGCCCTGGTCAGGtggcaggagggaaggagaatGGATCTAAACCACTGAATGGCAGAACCCCAGTGAAGTCCAGCAGTACCAGACTCCGGACTACATGCCCCACACTACCAAGCTGGGCATCCCCTAGGAGGCTGGAAGAACcctgcacatagtaggtactcaacacATGCTTCTTGAACAAAGAAATAACCTAATTCACTCTTCAGTGGGGGTCTTTCTGGCACTGCCACAGAAGGAGCCAGTCGGATGGTACCATATGGTGAGTTGGTTTTCCTGACTCTCATCAGCCCAGTCCAGCCCAGGAAAGCTGCAGGTCCCACATGTCAAAAGCATATGTGACAATTAATGGTGTGTCCCCTCTGATCACACAGGCAAAGACCCAGCTCACCTGCCACCTGCCACCCCACAGAGAGGCACATTCTGTGGTTCCTGGCTCAAATGGCACGGTAGGAATGGTACTGCAAAGCCTGTATGCTTGACATTTCTGCTCCCTGCCTGTTTGATAACATGCAACTGCCCGCTTGGTAAATAAATCTGGGGAAAGCACAAGCTGTAAATTCTCTTTCTGGAGGATTTAACCTGCCTCCTCTTTACAGATTTCTCTTAACATTTGGTATGATGTTGACTATCAAAAATGTCCTCAGTGCTATCCAGGATTCAAGGAAGACCTGGGTCACCTTGGGAAGCACACAGGTCGTGTACAGCTGTTCAGACGGTGCACTGCACAAGTCTAGATGGTCTCGCTCATCATGATCACCATGTGAAGGATGCCCCCTGAAGCCATGTGGTGAGTTGGCTCCTGGAAAGTTCTCTGCTTGTAGCATAACCAAAATAAGTGTCTTCCCTGAGGATGCCATCCCAGAAAGAACACCCTGCTTGCACAAAGGGTCAGCGACCTGAGCAAAACGCAACTGTCCTTCAGCTTAGTAACCATACATCTGTAACACTCAACATCTGAGGCAAACAGGCTGTGATTTTCAGTGTCTATCAGGGGTCTCCTGTGGTTCAAAGGAAAATCCAAATTCCTTAATCTGGCATTTGAGACCCCACACAACCTGAACTTGCAGGCTCATTTTGTCTGATTCCCCCAACTCTTCCGAGATGCAGTGTCCCATCTGTGGTGTTTGTCTTCCCTGGATCCAGTCACAGCATCCAAACTGTTTATTACCCAGGTCAGCAATCTTGGGGCCCACTCCCTGGTTTTGTAGAAGTGTTATGAGAGCATAGCCACACCCATTCACTAGTGAATTGCCTATGGTTGCTTTCACACTACAAGGATGGAAGTGAGTGGCTGCAATAAAAATTAGTCCATGAGACTAAAATACTTACTCTCTGGCGCCTCATAGGaaaagtttgccaactcctgttCAACTAGCTTAGTTCATGTGTTTCAGGAGGAATAACGCTTTCCCTCGTTTCAAGTCCGGAAACCCAGATATTATCCCAGCGCTTTTTCCTCCAAGCAAAAGAGACTGGATCAAGTGATTGGCATGTGACCCAAACCAGAGCAATGAGAGCCTTCCCTGATATTTTGCTGCTGTCAAACAtaatgcaaaggaaaaagaaggctTAAGAATGAGGCCAAtacagaagaaacagaaagagagagagagcacataCACGCACACCCATGACACCGTCTGAGCCCCTGGATCCAGTCATGCCTGAAGCCATTTTCCCAGAACTTTTCCGTAACAAAACTCTATGCAGAACTGTCATATGTGTGTGCAGGATGTGAATACACAACTAATTTATTTACCTGCTTTATCTCCTATagtgaagtgaaagaaagtgaaagtcactctgttgtgtccgactctttgtgatcccatggactgtacagtccgtggaattccccaggccagcatactggagtgggcagccattcccttctcctggggatcatcccaacccagggattgaacccaggtctcctgcattgcacgtggattggattctttaccagctgagccacaagggaagtccaagaatactggagtgggtaacgtatcccttctccagcagatcttcccaacccaggaatcgaactggggtctcctgcactgcaggaggattctttaccagctgagctaccagggaagcccttatcttcTATACCAGATATTAAATCCCCTGAGCATGGGAACAGGACTCCATCTAGTCTTGTGCCTCCcatagtgcctggtacatagggAAGCCTCAAGAAATAACTACCAAAAAAACTGAGCTTAACTTCCCAACAGCATAATTGACACTTTCAGGACTCAGTTTCTGCCTTCAGGTTAATCAGCTGGGCAATAACTAGTTTTTGGAATGAAAAAAGACAGATAATTGCCGTGCCATCACAGAGCTGGAATTCTTCTGAGCACGGCTTTAAAGACACCAGATGGGCTGAGCCAACCTCCGTCACTAGAACATGGGAACAATCCCTTCATTAATGAGCTGGTTTCACCAAACATCTCAACTCTGTGCACAACTGCAGGATTCAGGCTACAGCCTGTGAGTCAGGGAAGGTTCCTTCACATAGTTGTTACATCAATTTAAAGAATCTCTCAATAACTTAATAATGATAGAGATGAATACTTACTACTGTGCTAAGCATGTTACATGCATATGTCACTATTATTAATAGCAACCCTATAAAATATGTTCTATTACTTcccctactttacagatgaggaaacccagACCAAAATAGGGTAAAAAGAATCACTTATGTTTATGATTGCCAACAAGGTATTTTTCCATAAACTAATTCACGCAATCATCGCAACAACTTTATAAGATAAATACTGTTTTATcatccccatttgacagatgggaaATCAAGGCACAGACAGATCAAGCAAATTGCCTGAGGTCATAGAACTGGAAAAAATTAGGAGAAGTAGGATTTGAACTCACAGATTGTGACCCAGAGCCATTCTGCTATGAAAATATTTGATACTTGCTTCTCAAAAAAAAGAGGATTGAGGCAT contains:
- the SYT17 gene encoding synaptotagmin-17, with protein sequence MAYIQLEPLNEGFLSRISDLLLCRWTCRHCCQKCYESSCCQSSEDEVEILGPFPAQTPPWLLASRSSDKDGDSVHTASDVPLTPRTNSPDRRCSSSDTSKSTYSLTRRISSLESRRPSSPLIDIKPIEFGVLSAKKEPIQPSVLRRTYTPDDYFRKFEPRLYSLDSNSDDVDFLTDAEILSKYQLGMLHFSTQYDLLHNHLTVRVIEARDLPPPISHDGARQDMAHSNPYVKICLLPDQKNSKQTGVKRKTQKPVFEERYTFEIPFLEAQRRTLLLTVLDFDKFSRHCVIGKVAVPLCEVDLVKGGHWWKALIPSSQNEVELGELLLSLNYLPSAGRLNVDVIRAKQLLQTDVSQGSDPFVKIQLVHGLKLVKTKKTSFLRGTIDPFYNESFSFKVPQEELENASLVFTVFGHNMKSSNDFIGRIVIGQYSSGPSESNHWRRMLSAHRTAVEQWHSLRSRAECDRVSPASLEVT